A genome region from Arachis duranensis cultivar V14167 chromosome 8, aradu.V14167.gnm2.J7QH, whole genome shotgun sequence includes the following:
- the LOC107463532 gene encoding uncharacterized protein LOC107463532 has translation MEEKTEGMNSQENNLAGFIFMCNQTTKPECYRFRVFGLPVGRKEVVEKIKPGAYLFLFDTNLKLLYGTYTATSSGRLRIQPLAFGQKFPAQVNFKIDTDCIPLPENVFKHAIKDNYQNDSRKFNPELNITQVRSLLSLFRPLPGFSTPPMHPVLETSSHPPANNAVISRSSLEETIMSKISHKHNQVPRQLNHEHVNEVKQPTSYSYPVISTVPNSVAAESVPCQALVNQILPPTSSLPLEGTYATGIGSGSISPLPDHQYTHPNIQPAKAELNSSQVNSSNGYAQSWQDPQHVYHNIQHPHPEFHSSAMTMGSSQAYSAQGPQYLHYSNPQPPPDFHSQAANAGNGHATQAMWDPRYAQQNVPTPQTADPYLTAVNMNSGYPQQTYQSDFSSSAVNTDHANVMMQSNPSSSYYYPYISQAVASAPYQGSWPMQVPVSGDQQIGMGNQYYAYQPSMQTHNNIASTQTQENGVSHNMYSTYSYIPNAQSNVQM, from the exons ATGGAAGAAAAAACAGAGGGCATGAATAGCCAGGAAAATAACCTTGCTGGCTTTATCTTCATGTGCAATCAAACGACAAAGCCGGAGTGTTACCGGTTTCGAGTTTTTGGTCTTCCTGTGGGGAGAAAGGAAGTTGTAGAGAAGATAAAACCTGGTGCTTACCTCTTTCTGTTTGACACTAATCTGAAGCTTCTCTATGGAACATATACAGCCACCTCAAGTGGGAGGTTGAGGATACAACCATTAGCTTTCGGTCAGAAATTCCCTGCTCAG gTGAATTTCAAAATTGACACGGACTGTATACCCTTGCCTGAGAATGTCTTTAAACATGCCATCAAAGATAATTACCAGAATGATTCCAGAAAATTTAATCCTGAACTCAATATTACACAA GTAAGAAGTCTATTATCATTGTTTCGGCCATTACCCGGATTTTCAACTCCACCGATGCATCCTGTTTTGGAGACATCTTCTCATCCTCCAGCAAATAATGCTGTTATATCGAGGTCCTCTCTTGAGGAGACAATAATGTCTAAGATTTCACATAAACATAATCAAGTACCAAGGCAGTTGAACCATGAACATGTAAATGAAGTCAAGCAGCCTACAAGTTATTCCTATCCTGTCATTAGTACAGTGCCAAACTCAGTTGCAGCAGAGTCTGTGCCGTGCCAAGCTTTAGTGAATCAGATTTTGCCTCCAACGAGTTCGCTCCCTTTGGAGGGTACATATGCCACTGGCATTGGTAGTGGCTCTATTTCACCACTTCCAGATCATCAATATACACATCCGAATATTCAGCCTGCGAAAGCTGAATTAAATTCATCCCAGGTGAATAGCAGCAATGGTTATGCTCAGTCTTGGCAAGATCCTCAACATGTATATCATAATATCCAGCATCCACACCCTGAATTTCATTCGTCTGCCATGACTATGGGTAGTAGTCAGGCTTATTCGGCCCAAGGTCCTCAATATCTGCATTACAGTAACCCACAGCCGCCTCCTGATTTTCATTCCCAAGCGGCGAATGCAGGCAATGGTCATGCTACTCAAGCGATGTGGGACCCTCGCTATGCACAACAGAATGTCCCAACCCCCCAAACTGCTGATCCATATTTGACCGCGGTGAATATGAACAGCGGTTATCCTCAACAGACATATCAGTCTGATTTCAGTTCTTCTGCGGTGAACACAGACCATGCAAATGTCATGATGCAGTCGAATCCTTCATCATCATATTATTATCCTTACATTTCTCAAGCAGTTGCCTCTGCCCCATATCAAGG GTCTTGGCCAATGCAAGTGCCAGTATCAGGTGATCAACAAATTGGCATGGGAAATCAGTACTATGCTTATCAGCCATCCATGCAGACACACAACAATATTGCTTCTACACAAACACAAGAGAATGGTGTTAGCCATAACATGTATTCAACATATTCATATATTCCTAATGCTCAATCAAATGTCCAAATGTGA